In Citrobacter sp. RHB25-C09, the following proteins share a genomic window:
- a CDS encoding LysR family transcriptional regulator, with protein sequence MDIRTLRYFVEVVRQQSFTRAAEKLFVTQPTISKMLKNLEDELACTLLIRDGRKLMLTDTGRVVFERGLAILAEFRQLEAELGDINHLNKGLLRLGIPPMVGMMMAGPISLFRQRYPGVELKVSEFGGLTVQQAVMNGELDVAMTALPVEEESSLVTMPLFNHPLCVLVPRSGQWMTCQSISPAELAEHPLLIYNEDFALSRQLMQLFSEHGVKPRIAVRSGQWDFLAAMVQAGVGIAILPEPVCERLDKNTLRWIPLESELRWQLGMIWREGAYLSQSAKAWLACCEGFSTDL encoded by the coding sequence ATGGATATCAGAACGCTGCGTTATTTTGTCGAAGTGGTGCGTCAACAAAGCTTCACCCGCGCAGCGGAGAAGTTATTTGTCACCCAACCGACCATCAGCAAGATGTTGAAGAACCTTGAAGACGAACTGGCCTGCACGCTGCTAATCCGCGACGGCCGTAAGCTAATGCTGACCGATACCGGACGCGTGGTGTTTGAGCGCGGGCTGGCTATTCTGGCTGAGTTTCGCCAGCTGGAAGCTGAACTGGGCGATATTAACCATCTTAATAAGGGATTGTTGCGCCTCGGTATTCCCCCGATGGTGGGCATGATGATGGCAGGCCCAATCAGTCTGTTCCGCCAGCGCTATCCCGGCGTGGAGCTGAAAGTGTCCGAGTTTGGCGGCCTGACGGTGCAACAGGCGGTGATGAACGGCGAACTGGACGTGGCGATGACCGCCCTGCCGGTGGAGGAAGAGAGCAGCCTGGTCACCATGCCGTTGTTTAATCATCCGCTTTGTGTGTTGGTACCGCGTTCCGGTCAGTGGATGACCTGTCAGTCCATTTCACCCGCAGAGTTGGCCGAGCACCCATTGCTGATTTACAACGAGGATTTCGCCCTTAGTCGTCAGTTAATGCAGTTATTCAGCGAGCATGGCGTAAAACCCCGCATTGCGGTGCGTAGCGGACAATGGGACTTTCTCGCCGCCATGGTACAGGCGGGAGTGGGGATCGCCATATTGCCGGAACCGGTTTGCGAACGGCTGGATAAAAATACGCTGCGCTGGATACCGCTGGAGAGTGAGCTACGCTGGCAGTTAGGTATGATCTGGCGCGAAGGGGCTTACCTTTCACAAAGCGCCAAAGCCTGGCTCGCCTGTTGTGAGGGGTTTAGCACAGACCTGTAG